TTTGGAACATCTTCTTATATAAAAGGCTAAATTTATTCTCAAAAATATGGCTCGTATAGCAGGTGTAAACATTCCGCAAAATAAACTTGTTCACATAGGACTAACGTATATCTATGGTATTGGTGATAAATTTTCTAGCCAAATTTGTACTTCTTTAGAAATTCCTAAAGCAAAAAGAATTAATGAACTTACTGATGAAGATATTTTAAAAATTAGAGAATATATTGATGCTAACTTTAAAGTCGAAGGTGATCTTAGAAGAGATTATTCTTTAACTATTAAAAGATTAATTGATCTTGCGTGCTATAGAGGATCTAGACACAGAAAAAAACTTCCAGTTAGAGGACAAAGAACAAGATGTAATGCAAGAACAAGAAAAGGTAAAGCAATCGCAATTGCTGGTAAAAAATTAACTCCACTTAAAAAATAATTAATTTATGGCTAAAGTAGATAAAGTTGAGAATAAAGAAGCTGTTATAGAAAAAAAAGTTGATAAAAAATCTAAGAAAAGCTCTTATTCAAAAAAAAAGAAAATAAAAAAGAATATTCTTAACGGTATCGCTTACGTACAGTCTACTTTTAATAATACAATAATTTCAATTGCAGATACTAATGGAAATGTAATTTCTTGGGCATCTGCCGGACAAAAAGGTTTTAAAGGTTCAAGAAAATCAACACCTTATGCTGCGCAAATCGCTGCAGATTCTGCTGCATCTAAAGCTTTAGAATATGGAATGAAAACTTTATCGGTTGAAGTTAAAGGACCTGGTTCAGGAAGAGAAACTGCATTAAGAGCTTTACAAGCGAGAGGATTTAAAATTCTTTCAATAAAAGATACAACACCAATGCCACATAACGGCGTAAGACCACCAAAAAAAAGGAGAGTTTAATAAATGGAAAGTTTAAATGTAAATGCTAAAAATTGGAAAGCATTAATTAAACCAGCTCAATTAGATGTTAAAATTAGTGATGACAAATCTCATGCAAAAATTATCGCAGAACCTTTAGAAAAAGGATATGGTTTAACTTTAGGGAATTCTTTAAGAAGAATTTTACTTTCATCAATCAGAGGTGCTGCCGTTACATCAATTCAAATTGATGGTGTTTTACATGAATTTACATCTATCAAAGGTGTTAGAGAAGATGTAACTGATATAGTTTTAAACGTTAAATCATTAGCTCTAAAAAGTTCTTCGGATGGTACTAAAAAACTTATTTTAGATGCTAAAGGTCCTGGAGAAATTAAAGCTTCTGACATAGCACCAGTAACCGATATTGAAATTTTAAATCCTGATTTAGTTATTTGTAATTTAGATGAAAATACACATTTCCATATGGAAATGAATGTTGGAACAGGTAAGGGATATGTTCCTGCAGTGATGAATAAGCCAGAAGAACCACCTTTAGGATTAATTGCTATAGATTCTTTATATAGTCCGGTTAAGAAGGTTTCATACTCTATAAGTACTGCTAGGGAAGGAAAAGCCCTAGATTATGATAAATTAATCATGGAAGTTGAAACTAATGGATCAATTTCTGCTGAAGACGCAGTTGCGTATTCTGCTAGAATTTTCCAAGATCAACTAAATATGTTTGTAAATTTTGACGAACCTGTTGAAGCACCAGTAAAAGAAGTTTCATCTGAGCCTGAATTCAATAAAAATTTATTAAGAAAAGTTGATGAACTTGAACTATCTGTGCGTTCTATGAATTGTCTTAAAAATGATAATATTATTTACATTGGAGATCTAGTCCAAAAGTCAGAAGGTGAAATGCTTAGAACACCTAACTTTGGAAGAAAATCACTTAATGAAATAAAAGAAGTTTTAACTGGTATGTCTTTATACTTAGGTATGGAGATACCAAACTGGCCACCAGATAATATAGTTGAAATGTCTAAAAAGTTAGAGGAGCAGATCTAATGAGACACGGAATGGCTAATAAGAAGTTAAATAGAACTTCTGAACATAGAAAAGCTTTATTGAAGAATATGCTTAATTCTTTAATAAAATATGAGCAGATCACTACAACACTTCCAAAAGCTAAATTCTTAAAACCTCAAGCTGATAAAATCATAACTTTAGGAAAAAAAGAAACTCTTCAAACAACAAAAATGTTAATGTCTAAATTACAAGACATAACATCTGCAAATAAAGTCAAAAAAACTTTGTCAAAAAGATATGAAGCA
The nucleotide sequence above comes from Candidatus Pelagibacter giovannonii. Encoded proteins:
- the rpsM gene encoding 30S ribosomal protein S13 — protein: MARIAGVNIPQNKLVHIGLTYIYGIGDKFSSQICTSLEIPKAKRINELTDEDILKIREYIDANFKVEGDLRRDYSLTIKRLIDLACYRGSRHRKKLPVRGQRTRCNARTRKGKAIAIAGKKLTPLKK
- the rpsK gene encoding 30S ribosomal protein S11 translates to MAKVDKVENKEAVIEKKVDKKSKKSSYSKKKKIKKNILNGIAYVQSTFNNTIISIADTNGNVISWASAGQKGFKGSRKSTPYAAQIAADSAASKALEYGMKTLSVEVKGPGSGRETALRALQARGFKILSIKDTTPMPHNGVRPPKKRRV
- a CDS encoding DNA-directed RNA polymerase subunit alpha translates to MESLNVNAKNWKALIKPAQLDVKISDDKSHAKIIAEPLEKGYGLTLGNSLRRILLSSIRGAAVTSIQIDGVLHEFTSIKGVREDVTDIVLNVKSLALKSSSDGTKKLILDAKGPGEIKASDIAPVTDIEILNPDLVICNLDENTHFHMEMNVGTGKGYVPAVMNKPEEPPLGLIAIDSLYSPVKKVSYSISTAREGKALDYDKLIMEVETNGSISAEDAVAYSARIFQDQLNMFVNFDEPVEAPVKEVSSEPEFNKNLLRKVDELELSVRSMNCLKNDNIIYIGDLVQKSEGEMLRTPNFGRKSLNEIKEVLTGMSLYLGMEIPNWPPDNIVEMSKKLEEQI
- the rplQ gene encoding 50S ribosomal protein L17, whose translation is MRHGMANKKLNRTSEHRKALLKNMLNSLIKYEQITTTLPKAKFLKPQADKIITLGKKETLQTTKMLMSKLQDITSANKVKKTLSKRYEARNGGYTRIIKAGFRYGDNAPMAVIEFVDRDVEAKRVDRKKKDPAKDKTEEKKLATA